Within the Candidatus Glassbacteria bacterium genome, the region CCCGCGCGTGTTCCTGCGTCAGGGCGATATCGCCGACCTTCGCGCCCGCGTGCGGCACCCCCTGCTCGAACCTGTCTGGGAGCATCTCCAGACCCTGGCCGGGCGAAGCGCCCAGCACCGGATCACGGTGGATGCGGTCCGCTACCTGCTCGAACCCGACAGCGCGCTGGGCCGACGGACCATCGAAGCGGCGCTGGATACGCTGCGGCTCTGCACGTTCCCTGATATGCAGGACGTCTCACGCGATATCGGCAGGCTGATGGTGGCCGGGGCGATAGTCTACGACTGGTGCTACGAGCTGCTGAGTGCGCGGGAAAAGGAGGAGTTTGTCAACCAGTTCATCCGTCTGGCCTCCGAGTTCGAGATCGGCTACCCGATCCGTCGCTCCGGCTCGCTGACCGGTCACCTGGGCGAGTGGATGGTGATGCGCGATATGCTCAGCGCCGGCCTGGCGATTTTCGACGAATATCCGGATATGTACTACGAGGCTACGGACAAGATTTTCGGCAGCTTTATCCCGTCGCGCAACTGGTTCTACCCCGGCCATGCCTACCACCAGGGGATCGCCTACGGCGACACCCGTTTCGGCAGCGAACTTTACCCGCTGTGGATTTTCGACCGGCTGGGCACGGGCAATATCTACCACCCCGCCCAGCAGTTCGTCCCCTACCACTGGATTTACATGCGCCGCCCCGACGGCAAGCTGATGACCACCGGGGACGATTTTATCTGGAGTCCAAAGCTTTCGAGCCTGCTGTGCGCCAGTTATTACAACGACGGCTACATCCTGGCCGATTACCTCAAGGACGAGTGGCACTGGGAGTATCTCAAGCATGCCAACCACCCGCTCGATGAGCTGTTCGAGCTGCTGTGGCGCGACCCGGAACTGAAACCCCGGGACCTTGACGAACTGCCACTGACCCGCTATTTCGGCTCTCCCTACGGCTGGATGGTTGCCCGCACGGGCTGGGACAGTGACGCCGTGATCTGCGAGATGAAAGTCAACGAGTGGAACTACGGCAACCATCAGCACCTCGACGCCGGCGCGTTTCAGATTTACTACCGCGGCCCCCTGGCGCTCGATTCAGGGATCTACGAGGGAACCGACGGCGGCTATGTCGGCCCGCATAATGTCAACTATTACAAGCGCACGATCGCTCACAACAGCCTGCTGGTTTTCGACCCGGCTGAAGATTTCATCACCGCCGGGTTCCGCCGGATCGAGAAATACAACGACGGGGGCCAGCGGATGCCCAACCGCTGGATATCGGCCGGGGAGCAGGACGATTTCCTGAGACGCGACTACCGCACCGGGGAGGTCCTGGGCCGCTGGCTCGGCCCCGACCCGCACAGTCCTGCATTCTCCTACCTCAAGGGCGATATTACCGACGCCTACAGCGACAAGGTCAGCCAGGTGCAGCGCTCGTTCGTGTTTATCAACCGGGGT harbors:
- a CDS encoding heparinase, whose amino-acid sequence is MRSSWDSVKIKLTAGSRSAAPAGRSAIPAKTNRLNSVTGEKKMHRMILLILMLTLPAGLLSSARESALEWRELESGVSVPVPPAVHPRVFLRQGDIADLRARVRHPLLEPVWEHLQTLAGRSAQHRITVDAVRYLLEPDSALGRRTIEAALDTLRLCTFPDMQDVSRDIGRLMVAGAIVYDWCYELLSAREKEEFVNQFIRLASEFEIGYPIRRSGSLTGHLGEWMVMRDMLSAGLAIFDEYPDMYYEATDKIFGSFIPSRNWFYPGHAYHQGIAYGDTRFGSELYPLWIFDRLGTGNIYHPAQQFVPYHWIYMRRPDGKLMTTGDDFIWSPKLSSLLCASYYNDGYILADYLKDEWHWEYLKHANHPLDELFELLWRDPELKPRDLDELPLTRYFGSPYGWMVARTGWDSDAVICEMKVNEWNYGNHQHLDAGAFQIYYRGPLALDSGIYEGTDGGYVGPHNVNYYKRTIAHNSLLVFDPAEDFITAGFRRIEKYNDGGQRMPNRWISAGEQDDFLRRDYRTGEVLGRWLGPDPHSPAFSYLKGDITDAYSDKVSQVQRSFVFINRGDSKIPAALAVLDRVTSRADSFRKYWLLHGMEQPQVRGETVRYELSQRGWDGALVNTTILPESDNLVIETVGGPGREFDVFGKNLANGIPERHDPGDYELGEWRV